A genomic stretch from Centroberyx gerrardi isolate f3 chromosome 10, fCenGer3.hap1.cur.20231027, whole genome shotgun sequence includes:
- the hpxa gene encoding LOW QUALITY PROTEIN: hemopexin (The sequence of the model RefSeq protein was modified relative to this genomic sequence to represent the inferred CDS: inserted 2 bases in 1 codon; deleted 1 base in 1 codon; substituted 2 bases at 2 genomic stop codons), which yields MKLLSHTLCLCLCLALSLAAPHHEDATAVIDHCDGTEMDAVAVNDEGIPYFFSGDHLFKGFHGKAELSNESFSELDDHHHIGHVDAAFRMHYEDNPSDHDHMFFFLDHKVFSYYQHKLEEGYPKDISEVFPGIPNHLDAAVCPKPECEEDSVIFFKGDDIYHYNVRTKAVDEKEFKTMPNCTSAFPFMEHYYCFHGHQFSKFDPKTGEVDGKYPKEARDYFMRCSKFGDDHVERECCSRVHLDAITSDNAGNLYAFRGHHLIRKDQGNDTLTSDTVESAFKELHSEVDAVSSAXDHLYMIKDEQIFVYKVDESHTHLEGFPQPVKEELGIECPIDAAFTCQDSDITYIIKGKXNVYDVDMXATPKMASNEHPFGPFKKVDAAMCGPEGVKVVVGNHFYQFDSPMVMISGKALSKQHRVSLELFGCDH from the exons ATGAAGCTGCTCTCCCatactctgtgtctgtgtttgtgcctggCCCTCAGCCTTGCTGCCCC gCATCATGAAGATGCAACAG CTGTCATCGACCATTGTGACGGGACTGAGATGGATGCTGTGGCTGTAAACGATGAGGGAATCCCATactttttt TCAGGTGACCATCTCTTTAAGGGCTTCCATGGCAAAGCAGAGCTGTCCAACGAGTCCTTCTCTGAGCTGGATGACCATCACCACATAGGCCACGTAGATGCTGCTTTCCGCATGCACTATGAGGACAACCCCTCCGACCACGATCAcatgttcttcttcttg GACCACAAGGTGTTCAGCTACTACCAACACAAGCTGGAGGAGGGCTACCCCAAGGACATCTCGGAGGTCTTCCCTGGAATCCCCAACCACCTGGACGCTGCTGTGTGTCCCAAGCCAGAGTGTGAAGAAGACTCCGTCATCTTCTTCAAGG GAGATGACATCTACCACTACAACGTCAGGACAAAGGCAGTGGATGAGAAGGAATTCAAAACCATGCCAAACTGCACCTCTGCTTTCCCCTTCATGGAGCACTACTATTGCTTCCATGGACACCAGTTCTCCAAGTTTGACCCCAAGACCGGTGAGGTGGATGGCAAGTACCCCAAGGAGGCCCGTGACTACTTCATGAGGTGCTCCAAGTTTGGTGA CGACCATGTGGAGAGAGAGTGCTGCAGTCGTGTTCACCTGGATGCCATCACATCTGACAATGCTGGGAACCTCTATGCCTTCAGAG GCCACCATTTAATTCGCAAAGATCAGGGCAATGACACACTAACATCCGACACGGTCGAGAGTGCTTTCAAGGAGCTGCACAGTGAGGTGGATGCTGTATCATCTGC GGATCACCTTTACATGATCAAG GATGAGCAGATATTTGTTTACAAAGTTGATGAGTCCCACACCCACCTAGAGGGTTTCCCTCAGCCTGTGAAGGAGGAGCTGGGCATTGAGTGTCCTATTGATGCTGCATTCACCTGCCAGGATAGTGACATCACTTACATCATCAAAGGTAAATAG AATGTCTACGATGTGGACATGTAGGCCACACCCAAG ATGGCAAGCAATGAGCACCCATTTGGTCCTTTCAAGAAGGTTGATGCTGCCATGTGTGGTCCCGAGGGTGTTAAGGTGGTTGTGGGCAACCACTTCTACCAGTTTGATAGCCCCATGGTGATGATTTCTGGCAAGGCCCTGTCCAAGCAGCACAGGGTTTCCCTGGAGCTCTTCGGCTGTGACCACTAG